In uncultured Bacteroides sp., one genomic interval encodes:
- a CDS encoding TonB-dependent receptor, translated as MKKEVLFRCLLFHNFQKKKTLGIREILPFIFFSCTFPTSANAIGSPNLGLGLNGRSTNLEVSSVTQQVKKISGVVKDSKGESIIGANVSVKGTKKATVTDENGNFTFSVPSGAVLQISFIGYITKDVSVGNKSSLTIELSDDSKTLDEIVVVGYGTLKRSDVATAVVSVKPGDFNMGGSRDPMSLLEGKVAGLTITRTGGVDPNSGVAFQLRGITSLSGSSSPLVVIDGIPDGNMDLLQPEDIESIDVLKDGSAAAIYGSRANAGVILVTTKKGAKGSVKIDYSTFVTRHSVAKRPDFLDADQYRAYMKDPSNPKAGQMTDYDHSTDFYDALINKDNLTYSHNLAVSGGNEVTDYRASVYFNDYEGIGKSNERKNYGARVLLNAKGFNNKLTTMVNMATNFNAANMLGGGGWETALTLNPTLALTDEVEKMVNPINRLSAHKNKRNQQTTSVSAKVGLELIKDLKVSIFGSFLKDNWHDSEYINVNSWESKQNYEGLGYARKEENFDTKGTVEPTIEYSSLIKGVHNISAVAGYSFQYNLWEALKMENRGFLNDVTEDDDIGSGSWLGSGKAGMYSEKQDDKLIAFFGRLNYSYDNRYVAQFSLRHEGSTKFGKNNKWGNFPSASIAWNVSNEQFMKQFSFLNMLKVRLGYGETGNSGIGRYNSIVQLGTGGFYLGPNGKWVQTYGPTSNPNPELKWEKKKELNFGIDFGFLNNRIGGTIDIFNRKTSNLLEWYNTQQPPFIFNDIYTNVGEVSSKGIEVTLNTIPVITKDFMWKANFTASHTNNVLESFSNQLYTVDYKEYGDIGGYGALGNSIRTYAGDKIGNFYGKRFAGFSETGEWLFYNKSGEKVHADAIGDGDMAVIGNGVPKFYLSMSNYLKYKDFDLSVSFRGKFGFDVLNTGEIAYGNKITLPTNVLVSATTTHAALNDTYQYSDYYLEKGDFVKLDNLTIGYNFKNKSGDKRIPQFRIYFTARDLFTITGYKGLDPEVNDTGLAPGLDSRDRYPITRSYTIGLNVQF; from the coding sequence ATGAAAAAAGAGGTTTTGTTTAGATGTTTGTTGTTTCACAATTTTCAGAAGAAAAAAACGTTGGGTATTAGGGAAATTTTACCTTTTATTTTTTTTTCTTGTACATTTCCCACTTCTGCTAATGCTATAGGTTCGCCTAACCTTGGGCTTGGATTGAATGGACGAAGTACAAATCTTGAAGTCTCTTCTGTTACACAGCAGGTGAAAAAAATTTCGGGTGTAGTAAAGGATTCAAAAGGTGAATCTATTATCGGAGCAAATGTATCAGTTAAAGGTACTAAGAAAGCCACAGTAACAGATGAAAACGGAAATTTTACTTTTAGTGTGCCATCAGGAGCAGTTCTTCAAATTTCATTTATTGGTTATATAACAAAAGACGTTTCTGTGGGAAATAAATCCAGTCTTACCATAGAACTATCTGATGACTCGAAAACTCTTGATGAAATTGTTGTAGTGGGATACGGAACTTTGAAAAGATCAGATGTTGCTACTGCTGTTGTTTCTGTAAAACCTGGTGATTTTAATATGGGGGGATCAAGAGATCCTATGTCATTATTGGAAGGTAAAGTCGCTGGGTTGACAATAACTAGAACTGGAGGTGTTGATCCTAATTCTGGAGTCGCTTTTCAGTTAAGAGGTATTACTTCTCTTTCAGGAAGCTCTTCCCCCTTGGTTGTTATTGATGGTATTCCTGATGGAAATATGGATTTACTTCAACCGGAAGATATTGAATCTATAGATGTACTAAAGGATGGTTCTGCAGCTGCTATTTATGGTAGTAGAGCAAATGCAGGTGTAATATTAGTGACGACTAAAAAAGGGGCAAAAGGGAGTGTTAAAATAGATTATTCTACTTTTGTAACGCGACATAGTGTAGCTAAAAGACCAGATTTCTTGGATGCTGATCAATATAGAGCTTATATGAAAGATCCTTCAAATCCTAAAGCTGGGCAGATGACTGATTATGATCATTCTACAGATTTTTATGATGCTTTAATCAATAAAGATAATTTGACTTATTCTCATAATCTTGCTGTAAGTGGAGGCAATGAGGTTACAGATTATCGTGCGTCGGTATATTTTAATGATTATGAAGGTATAGGTAAATCTAATGAACGTAAAAATTATGGTGCTAGAGTTCTGTTAAATGCTAAAGGATTTAATAACAAACTTACTACTATGGTAAATATGGCAACTAATTTCAATGCTGCCAATATGTTAGGTGGTGGAGGCTGGGAAACCGCTTTAACCTTAAATCCAACATTAGCATTAACAGATGAAGTTGAGAAAATGGTAAATCCAATAAACAGACTTTCTGCTCATAAAAATAAAAGAAATCAGCAAACTACTTCAGTAAGCGCAAAAGTGGGGCTGGAACTTATTAAGGATTTAAAAGTTTCTATCTTCGGAAGCTTTTTGAAAGATAACTGGCATGATTCTGAATATATAAATGTTAACTCATGGGAGTCTAAGCAGAATTATGAAGGTCTGGGATATGCCAGAAAGGAAGAGAATTTTGATACAAAAGGTACAGTGGAACCTACAATTGAATATTCATCTTTGATTAAAGGTGTTCATAACATAAGTGCTGTTGCCGGATACAGTTTTCAATATAATTTATGGGAAGCACTTAAAATGGAAAATAGAGGATTCCTGAATGATGTGACAGAAGATGATGATATAGGATCTGGAAGTTGGTTAGGTAGTGGTAAAGCTGGTATGTACTCAGAGAAACAGGACGATAAACTTATCGCTTTTTTTGGTCGTCTTAATTATTCATATGATAATCGTTATGTAGCTCAATTTTCTCTTCGTCATGAAGGATCAACAAAATTTGGTAAAAACAATAAATGGGGAAATTTTCCATCAGCTTCAATAGCATGGAATGTATCTAATGAACAGTTTATGAAACAATTTTCCTTCTTAAATATGTTGAAAGTCAGATTAGGGTACGGAGAAACAGGTAATTCAGGAATCGGACGTTATAATTCTATAGTACAGCTTGGTACAGGAGGTTTTTATCTGGGACCGAATGGAAAATGGGTACAAACTTACGGACCTACTTCCAACCCAAATCCTGAGTTAAAATGGGAAAAGAAAAAGGAATTGAACTTTGGTATTGATTTTGGATTCCTTAATAATAGAATTGGTGGTACTATTGATATTTTTAATAGAAAAACATCAAATTTATTAGAATGGTATAACACGCAACAGCCTCCATTTATATTTAATGATATATATACTAATGTAGGTGAAGTTTCGAGTAAAGGTATTGAGGTAACATTAAATACGATTCCAGTAATAACAAAGGATTTTATGTGGAAAGCTAATTTCACAGCTAGCCATACAAATAATGTTCTTGAAAGTTTCTCTAATCAATTATATACTGTTGACTATAAAGAATATGGTGACATTGGCGGTTATGGAGCATTAGGTAATTCCATTCGTACATATGCCGGAGATAAGATCGGAAATTTCTATGGCAAACGTTTTGCCGGATTTAGTGAAACTGGAGAATGGTTATTCTATAATAAAAGTGGTGAGAAAGTTCATGCTGATGCTATTGGTGATGGAGATATGGCAGTTATAGGAAATGGTGTTCCTAAGTTCTATTTGTCAATGTCAAATTATTTAAAATATAAAGATTTTGATTTATCAGTTTCATTTAGAGGTAAATTCGGATTTGACGTTTTGAATACAGGCGAAATTGCTTATGGCAATAAGATTACATTACCTACTAATGTTTTAGTAAGTGCAACAACAACCCATGCAGCATTAAATGATACATATCAATATTCTGACTATTATCTTGAAAAAGGTGACTTTGTAAAATTGGACAATCTGACTATTGGCTATAATTTTAAAAATAAGTCGGGTGATAAAAGAATTCCTCAGTTTAGAATTTATTTTACAGCAAGAGATCTTTTTACAATTACTGGTTATAAAGGGCTAGATCCGGAAGTTAATGATACAGGTCTTGCTCCAGGTCTTGACAGTAGAGATCGCTATCCTATTACCAGAAGTTATACAATCGGGCTGAATGTTCAATTTTAA
- a CDS encoding response regulator produces MEYGNKYSLSSNIIHKIVDAGGDDLWVCTYLGVNRFSISQHRVTESYKQYRDPCSIASNRDGLTWLIGKKDYISYYDINKHCFIELNLPGINPEDVEAFFMDNRNLLWIFSSKHGVWNIHTNYPKEKDNKKIRLIKKNAVIHDFAIQNAYYDKGLIYFVDIRGMLFVYNISHNHKVFIKNISHLLRRYGSLSSIISNHGDFLIAFKGKGTIKLVAQQHYSEEVVDLNTGVFNLYKDNNQDIVWIGTDGQGVGLYYKNQDFLNSIMLDWLPIKVAKPVRSIFTDKYNSLWLGTKGDGIIRIPNYEKTLKDKALLQKISHFTTETGLSNDQVFALVGSKYKNILWVATNGPELSYYSYSDNRVHSVINKTKTGINYVHSLYEENDSTLWLATDGNGLIKLIIKGNVPVIKVKSVKSFLFKKGSKIASELFSMTSDNKSNIWLGCRGFGAVCFNTRTNQYKFITLNDENNYAVNDILCVHGTNDSILYFGSSSGLTKMQINKDFSLKNVNGENGYINDMIHGILEDNNGCIWLSTNKGLIKYNPNNKFSHKYFYREGLNVVEFSDNAYYHCPYTNRLFFGGINGLVWLEPGAVDQKDYYPKVYFTGLKILGDKKNIFDYVKGKDNHIELPSKMNSFAVSFIAPDYINGSNYEYSYFMENYSKEWKDLQNYNEATFSDLPPGHYILKVKYKSDVFTSENKCYELSIIILNPWYWTIFARIVYFVFFILLCLFLMRLGMDKMKSKKQDLLNKLQEQKKEELYNAKLDFFTNITHEFCTPLTLINGVCERILSYGKSDEYVQKYTNVLYNNAKHLNELIQEIIDFRKFGEVGFDACHIEKVCISELLDSQVLSFIETAESKNITIKVNVDKELYWNTDALCMNKIFMNLISNAFKYTPQGGLIKITAFVENDFLKFIINNTGKGVEEKDLDLIFDRYRILDNMNKNDCRDALSRNGLGLAICYNMVKLLHGQIHVKSEINNYTEFLADFPLLPLSYSSQNKSENEEQPLANLDKEINYVSDKNTQPQLSLRSSVLIIDDNKDIVWLVSDILSADYDILKAYNADEAFKILENQSPALIITDIMMPGQNGFDLTKQIRMNKYTCTVPIIVISARNTEEDKVKGISNGADAYLTKPFSSMILKSMVDRLVMNKQILKNYYNSPESAYQYLNGHLTHQDDKDFLESVIQIIKTNIEKDSLGPEFVASEMGMNVRKFYRKFKEASQLAPSDFIKGYRFSYAAKLLLSTNMSVQEVIYKVGIINKSYFYREFSKKYNMTPKEYRLQKNETTAK; encoded by the coding sequence ATGGAATATGGCAATAAGTATAGTCTATCAAGTAATATTATTCATAAAATAGTGGATGCTGGTGGTGATGATTTGTGGGTATGTACTTATCTTGGAGTAAATAGGTTTTCAATTAGTCAGCACAGAGTTACAGAGAGCTATAAGCAATATAGGGATCCATGCAGTATCGCTTCAAATAGAGATGGCTTAACGTGGTTAATTGGTAAAAAGGACTATATATCATATTATGATATCAACAAACATTGTTTTATAGAGCTCAATTTACCTGGAATTAATCCAGAAGATGTAGAAGCTTTTTTTATGGATAACAGAAATTTGCTTTGGATATTCTCCTCAAAACACGGTGTATGGAATATTCATACTAACTACCCTAAAGAGAAAGATAATAAGAAAATACGATTAATAAAGAAAAATGCTGTTATTCATGATTTTGCAATACAAAATGCATATTATGATAAAGGACTAATATATTTTGTAGATATACGTGGTATGCTTTTTGTATACAACATTAGTCATAACCATAAGGTATTTATTAAAAATATAAGTCATTTGCTCCGCCGCTATGGTTCTCTTTCATCTATCATTTCGAATCACGGTGATTTCTTAATTGCTTTCAAAGGGAAAGGTACAATTAAACTAGTTGCACAACAACACTATTCTGAAGAAGTTGTAGATCTGAATACCGGGGTCTTTAATCTTTATAAAGACAATAATCAGGATATTGTCTGGATAGGTACAGATGGACAGGGGGTAGGTCTGTATTATAAGAATCAAGATTTTTTAAATAGTATAATGCTGGATTGGCTACCTATTAAAGTAGCTAAACCTGTCCGGTCAATTTTTACAGATAAATACAATAGTTTGTGGCTCGGGACTAAAGGAGATGGAATTATTCGCATACCAAACTATGAAAAAACACTAAAAGACAAAGCCCTCTTACAAAAAATATCTCATTTCACAACAGAAACAGGATTATCGAATGATCAGGTTTTCGCATTAGTTGGAAGTAAATATAAAAATATACTGTGGGTGGCTACTAATGGCCCAGAACTTTCATATTATTCATATTCAGATAATAGAGTACATTCTGTTATCAATAAAACAAAAACCGGGATTAATTATGTTCATTCTCTATACGAAGAAAATGATTCAACTTTATGGTTGGCAACAGATGGGAACGGACTAATAAAATTGATTATAAAAGGTAATGTTCCCGTAATTAAAGTTAAGTCAGTAAAATCTTTTTTATTTAAAAAAGGTTCAAAGATAGCTAGTGAACTTTTTTCCATGACAAGCGATAATAAATCAAATATATGGCTTGGATGTCGTGGATTTGGCGCAGTATGTTTTAATACCCGCACTAACCAATATAAGTTTATTACACTTAATGATGAGAATAATTATGCTGTGAATGATATTTTATGTGTTCACGGGACAAATGATTCTATCTTGTATTTTGGCTCAAGTTCAGGACTTACCAAAATGCAAATTAATAAAGACTTTTCTTTGAAAAATGTAAATGGGGAAAATGGGTATATAAATGATATGATTCATGGTATACTTGAAGATAATAACGGATGTATTTGGTTAAGCACAAATAAAGGACTTATAAAGTATAATCCAAACAATAAATTCTCGCATAAATATTTTTATCGAGAAGGACTAAATGTGGTTGAATTCAGTGATAATGCATATTATCATTGTCCTTATACCAACCGACTCTTTTTTGGAGGAATAAATGGGCTGGTATGGTTAGAACCTGGAGCCGTAGATCAGAAAGATTACTATCCAAAAGTATACTTTACAGGTTTAAAAATTTTGGGTGACAAAAAAAATATTTTTGATTATGTAAAAGGAAAGGATAATCATATTGAACTTCCATCAAAGATGAATTCGTTTGCTGTATCATTCATCGCTCCTGATTATATTAACGGTTCTAATTATGAATATTCGTATTTTATGGAGAATTACAGTAAAGAATGGAAAGATTTACAAAATTACAATGAGGCTACTTTCTCTGATCTTCCTCCAGGACACTATATTTTGAAAGTTAAATATAAAAGTGATGTTTTTACTTCAGAAAATAAATGTTATGAGCTTTCAATAATTATACTTAATCCTTGGTATTGGACTATTTTTGCCCGAATTGTATATTTCGTCTTTTTTATTTTGTTGTGTTTATTTCTTATGAGACTTGGAATGGATAAAATGAAATCCAAAAAGCAAGATCTTTTAAATAAATTGCAAGAGCAGAAAAAGGAAGAATTATATAATGCTAAGTTGGACTTCTTTACAAATATAACTCATGAATTTTGTACGCCATTAACGTTGATTAATGGTGTTTGCGAAAGAATACTGTCGTATGGTAAATCTGATGAATATGTTCAGAAATATACTAATGTTTTATATAACAATGCTAAACATTTAAATGAATTAATACAAGAAATTATTGATTTTAGAAAATTTGGGGAAGTTGGATTCGATGCTTGCCATATTGAAAAAGTATGCATCTCAGAATTACTTGACAGTCAAGTATTATCATTTATTGAAACTGCAGAATCTAAGAACATAACTATTAAAGTTAATGTAGACAAAGAATTATATTGGAACACAGATGCTTTATGTATGAATAAAATTTTCATGAATCTGATATCTAACGCTTTTAAGTATACCCCCCAGGGAGGATTGATTAAGATCACTGCATTTGTAGAAAATGATTTTTTGAAATTTATAATAAATAATACAGGAAAAGGTGTTGAGGAGAAAGACTTGGATCTAATTTTTGATAGATATCGGATTTTGGATAATATGAATAAAAATGACTGTAGGGATGCTTTATCTAGAAATGGTTTGGGACTTGCAATCTGTTACAATATGGTTAAGTTGTTGCACGGACAGATACATGTGAAAAGTGAGATTAACAATTATACTGAATTTCTTGCTGATTTTCCACTATTGCCGTTATCATATTCGTCTCAAAATAAATCTGAAAATGAAGAACAGCCTCTGGCTAACCTTGATAAAGAAATAAATTACGTTTCAGATAAAAACACGCAACCTCAATTATCTTTGCGCTCGTCAGTATTGATAATTGACGATAACAAAGATATAGTTTGGCTGGTTTCTGATATATTATCTGCTGATTATGATATCTTGAAGGCATATAATGCCGACGAAGCATTTAAAATTCTTGAAAATCAATCCCCAGCATTGATCATTACTGATATAATGATGCCTGGCCAAAACGGTTTTGATCTGACAAAGCAAATCCGAATGAATAAATATACTTGCACTGTGCCTATAATAGTAATTTCTGCCAGAAATACTGAAGAGGATAAAGTAAAAGGAATATCGAATGGAGCAGATGCATATCTTACTAAACCATTTTCATCAATGATACTCAAGAGTATGGTTGATCGTTTAGTTATGAATAAACAAATATTGAAGAATTATTATAATTCTCCAGAAAGCGCATATCAATATCTTAACGGGCATTTAACTCATCAAGATGATAAAGATTTTTTAGAGTCTGTTATACAAATAATAAAAACTAATATTGAAAAGGATTCTCTTGGGCCTGAGTTTGTTGCTTCAGAGATGGGAATGAATGTGCGGAAATTTTATAGAAAATTTAAAGAGGCATCACAGTTAGCTCCAAGTGATTTCATAAAAGGCTATAGATTTTCTTATGCAGCAAAACTTTTGCTGTCTACTAATATGTCTGTTCAAGAGGTTATTTATAAAGTGGGAATAATTAATAAGTCCTATTTTTATCGGGAATTTTCAAAAAAATATAATATGACTCCTAAAGAATATCGGCTGCAAAAGAATGAAACTACAGCTAAATAG
- a CDS encoding helix-turn-helix domain-containing protein: MGNEGCIDKYIFKGKDYFCSLELVMDMIGGKWKPIVLYHLRDGMMRSGELQRSLNGIANKMFTQTVRELEQTGLVERIIYPTVPPKVEYKLTSMGESVIPVIESLSNWGKYISVNYNNAHHKNSDI, translated from the coding sequence ATGGGAAATGAAGGGTGTATAGACAAATATATTTTTAAGGGAAAGGACTATTTTTGTTCTTTAGAGTTAGTGATGGATATGATTGGTGGTAAGTGGAAGCCGATTGTATTATATCATCTTAGAGATGGGATGATGCGTTCGGGTGAACTTCAGCGTAGCTTGAATGGAATAGCCAATAAAATGTTTACCCAAACAGTTCGGGAGTTGGAACAAACGGGCTTAGTAGAACGAATTATTTATCCAACAGTTCCGCCAAAAGTTGAGTATAAGCTTACTTCTATGGGAGAATCTGTGATACCTGTTATTGAGAGTCTTAGTAATTGGGGAAAGTATATTAGTGTAAATTACAATAACGCTCATCATAAAAATAGTGATATTTAA
- a CDS encoding flavodoxin family protein: protein MKVVAINGSPRKEGNTYHALMGVGKQLMENGIEFEIIHIGNKAVRGCMACGGCSRNKDEKCVITTDPLNEWVQKMKGADGIILGSPVYYAGIPGTMKSFLDRTFYVSGSNGNLFRQKVGAAVVAVRRTGGSSTFDSLNHYLNYSEMILATSNYWNITHGLSKGEVLKDDEGVQIMEVLGRNMAWLLKMREQTKESVPAPEKIDKIYTNFIR, encoded by the coding sequence ATGAAAGTTGTAGCAATTAACGGAAGCCCTCGTAAAGAGGGTAATACTTATCATGCATTGATGGGTGTTGGAAAGCAATTAATGGAAAACGGTATTGAGTTCGAGATTATCCACATCGGCAATAAAGCAGTGAGAGGATGCATGGCCTGCGGCGGATGTTCAAGAAACAAAGACGAGAAATGCGTTATTACAACAGATCCTTTGAATGAGTGGGTTCAGAAGATGAAAGGTGCTGATGGAATTATTCTTGGTTCGCCTGTTTACTATGCCGGAATACCGGGAACCATGAAATCTTTCCTTGATCGTACTTTTTATGTATCGGGCAGTAATGGCAATTTATTCCGTCAGAAAGTTGGCGCTGCAGTTGTTGCTGTACGCCGCACAGGAGGTTCTTCAACATTCGACAGCCTGAACCATTATCTGAATTATTCGGAGATGATTCTTGCTACGTCAAACTACTGGAACATTACTCATGGACTTTCTAAAGGAGAGGTTTTAAAAGATGATGAGGGCGTACAGATCATGGAAGTTCTGGGAAGAAACATGGCGTGGTTACTTAAAATGCGCGAACAAACAAAAGAGTCTGTTCCTGCTCCTGAGAAGATCGATAAGATTTACACCAATTTTATCCGTTAA
- a CDS encoding 4Fe-4S dicluster domain-containing protein: protein MKRTVIKIDEALCNGCGMCVEGCHEGALQLINGKAVMISDLYCDGLGACIGECPVGAIELEEREAEPYSEEAVMERITPKGEKVILAHLKHLKEHGEKELLMQGVDYLRRNNIKVDLSQVHGQPHAGGMHGGCPGSMARTLKSAGPSVASSGFATGGTAISAPAFSSAPQVSELRQWPVQFHLLNPQAGYFQGADVLLAADCTSFTAGNFHSRFLKGKILAIACPKLDSNTESYIEKLKVMIDESMINTLTVLIMEVPCCGGLLQMAKIAREEATRNIPIKAIVLSLEGEVKSETWI from the coding sequence ATGAAACGAACTGTGATTAAAATAGATGAAGCGTTGTGCAATGGTTGCGGAATGTGCGTAGAAGGTTGCCACGAAGGTGCTTTACAGCTTATAAATGGCAAAGCTGTAATGATCAGCGATTTATATTGTGATGGCTTAGGAGCATGCATTGGTGAATGTCCGGTTGGTGCTATTGAACTGGAGGAACGCGAAGCAGAACCTTACAGCGAAGAAGCTGTTATGGAGCGTATTACTCCTAAAGGCGAAAAAGTAATCCTGGCTCATTTGAAGCACTTAAAAGAGCATGGCGAAAAAGAATTGCTTATGCAAGGCGTTGATTATCTGAGAAGAAACAACATAAAGGTAGATCTTTCACAGGTTCATGGACAGCCTCATGCCGGCGGAATGCACGGAGGATGCCCTGGCTCTATGGCTCGTACACTGAAATCTGCAGGACCATCTGTTGCTAGTTCTGGTTTTGCTACCGGCGGCACTGCAATTTCTGCTCCGGCTTTTTCTTCCGCACCTCAAGTTTCGGAACTTCGTCAATGGCCGGTTCAGTTTCATTTACTTAATCCGCAAGCTGGTTATTTTCAGGGAGCAGATGTATTATTGGCTGCAGATTGTACTTCTTTTACAGCCGGTAACTTTCACAGCCGTTTTCTAAAAGGAAAGATTCTGGCTATTGCTTGTCCTAAACTTGATAGCAACACGGAATCTTATATAGAAAAACTTAAAGTTATGATAGATGAATCTATGATTAATACTCTTACAGTGTTGATTATGGAAGTTCCATGCTGCGGAGGATTACTTCAGATGGCAAAAATTGCAAGAGAAGAAGCTACACGCAATATTCCTATCAAAGCAATTGTATTGTCTTTGGAAGGGGAAGTTAAAAGTGAAACATGGATTTAA
- a CDS encoding DUF5020 family protein: MKQKKLLLIILLAACQFVAAQNLQLHYDFRHALHSKAFSENYITSTFEMFKPDKWGSTFMFVDMDYNQSKGNIGLAYWEIARDFKIGKCPIMPHIEYNGGIGAGFSIPNAYLVGASYPFSCGNANFSTYIAYKYNAFQKTSNDVQWTGTWGIPLLDNKLTLSGFIDVWTENKDRSGVESGKKVIVLTEPQIWYNVNSKLSVGSEIEISNNFYGNEAYVCPTIAAKWNF, encoded by the coding sequence ATGAAACAAAAGAAATTACTCTTAATTATCTTGTTAGCAGCATGCCAATTTGTTGCTGCGCAAAATCTTCAGTTACATTACGATTTCAGACATGCTCTTCACAGCAAGGCTTTTTCTGAGAACTATATAACATCAACATTCGAAATGTTTAAGCCTGATAAATGGGGTTCTACTTTTATGTTTGTTGATATGGACTACAACCAAAGTAAAGGAAACATTGGACTTGCTTACTGGGAAATTGCACGTGATTTTAAAATTGGGAAATGTCCTATCATGCCACATATTGAATACAATGGCGGTATTGGCGCTGGATTTTCAATTCCTAACGCTTATCTAGTAGGAGCTTCTTATCCATTTAGCTGTGGGAATGCTAATTTCAGCACATACATTGCTTATAAGTACAATGCATTTCAAAAAACAAGTAATGATGTTCAATGGACAGGTACATGGGGTATTCCTTTACTAGATAACAAACTAACTCTTTCTGGATTCATTGATGTTTGGACTGAAAACAAAGATCGTTCAGGAGTAGAATCAGGAAAGAAGGTTATTGTGCTTACAGAACCTCAGATCTGGTATAACGTTAATTCTAAGTTATCTGTAGGTTCAGAAATTGAAATCAGCAACAACTTCTATGGCAATGAAGCTTATGTATGCCCTACTATAGCAGCCAAATGGAATTTCTAA
- a CDS encoding NCS2 family permease, translating to MIEKLFKLIENKTTVRKEIIAGLITFLTMSYILAVNPSILSATGMDKSALFTTTALATIIGTLLMAILPNLPIAQAPGMGLNNFFAFTVVLTMGYSWQMALTAVFIEGLIFILLTFFNVRELIVKSIPQTLKEAIPVGIGLFITLIGMKNAGIIVGNPNTLVCMGDLANHNVWIAMIGLIITGALFAMNVHGSILIGIVIATVCGIFFGEVHTPEAGIFSLPPSIEPIFFKFDWNHIFTFDMLVVVFTFLFVNLFDTVGTLIGVASKAGFIDEKGNFPQVKKALFADALATTFGSILGTSTVTSYVESCAGVASGGRTGLTAVSTAFMFVIALFLSPLFLMVPASATAPALIIVGLFMISSIIKINFNDMTESLPAFLTIVMMPFCYSIAQGIVFGFLSYTFLKVCTGQAKKVSVAVYVIALLFLIKMVIDALHLV from the coding sequence ATGATTGAAAAACTATTTAAGCTGATAGAAAATAAAACTACTGTCAGAAAAGAAATCATTGCAGGATTAATCACATTCCTGACAATGTCTTACATCTTAGCTGTTAATCCTAGTATTCTTAGTGCAACAGGGATGGACAAATCTGCCCTATTTACTACAACAGCCCTAGCCACTATTATAGGTACGCTTTTAATGGCCATTTTGCCTAATCTACCTATTGCGCAGGCACCAGGTATGGGACTAAACAATTTCTTTGCTTTTACTGTAGTGCTTACCATGGGGTACAGCTGGCAAATGGCTCTTACTGCTGTATTTATTGAAGGTTTGATTTTCATTCTTCTTACCTTCTTCAATGTACGCGAATTGATTGTAAAGAGTATCCCTCAAACATTAAAAGAGGCTATTCCAGTTGGTATCGGACTTTTCATCACTTTAATTGGTATGAAAAATGCCGGAATAATTGTTGGAAATCCTAATACTCTTGTCTGCATGGGTGATTTAGCGAATCACAATGTTTGGATTGCGATGATAGGTCTTATTATTACCGGTGCTCTATTTGCAATGAATGTTCATGGTTCCATCTTAATTGGTATTGTTATAGCAACAGTTTGTGGAATCTTCTTCGGAGAAGTTCACACACCAGAAGCTGGTATTTTCTCACTTCCTCCTTCTATTGAGCCTATCTTCTTTAAGTTCGATTGGAACCATATATTCACTTTTGATATGCTTGTGGTAGTATTTACCTTCTTATTCGTGAACCTATTCGATACAGTAGGAACTCTGATTGGAGTTGCATCAAAAGCTGGATTTATTGATGAAAAAGGAAACTTTCCACAAGTTAAGAAAGCTCTTTTTGCTGATGCTTTAGCAACTACATTTGGTTCAATCTTAGGAACAAGTACTGTAACTTCTTATGTAGAAAGCTGCGCAGGTGTTGCTTCTGGTGGTAGAACCGGTTTAACAGCAGTAAGTACAGCATTTATGTTCGTTATTGCATTGTTCCTGTCACCACTATTCCTTATGGTACCGGCTTCAGCAACTGCTCCGGCTCTTATCATCGTTGGTTTATTCATGATTTCTTCAATCATCAAAATAAACTTCAACGATATGACGGAATCTTTACCAGCATTCCTTACAATTGTAATGATGCCATTCTGCTACAGCATTGCTCAAGGTATCGTATTCGGATTCCTGAGCTACACTTTCTTAAAAGTATGTACAGGACAAGCTAAAAAGGTTTCGGTTGCTGTT